One part of the uncultured Bacteroides sp. genome encodes these proteins:
- a CDS encoding DUF4838 domain-containing protein, translated as MKIIHKTGIILLLLFLIPLNIFSQIIIVRGGKPKARIVVDKNDSTDMKAALLFQDFAERITRAKLEIVPIKKKQKGDILIGNFQLPLKGLNVSDIAEDGFFLSSTDKYLRIVKGTGKGSIYGVVTILEDYFGIHYYAAETYSINKSKDMVVPSGIRKIDNPTFRYRQTQSYSCKDPIYTLWHRLEEPKEVFAADLWVHTFNSLLPAAVYGEKHPQYYSFINGQRRPGVASQWCLTNPEIFEIVSQRLDSIFKANPGKNIISVSQNDSQTHCFCDSCKAIDEYEGSPSGTIICFLNKLAARFPDKEFSTLAYLYSVPPPKHIKPLPNVNIMLCDIDCYREVPLTDNATGQRFMKNLEGWSKISNNIFLWDYGINFDNYISPFPNFHILQPNMNLFKKNNVKMHFSQIASIKGGDFSELRSYLVSKLLWNTSVNVDSIIHSFLEGYYGKAAPYLSDYLNIQKDALLESKIPLWIYDTPITHKNGMLNKIFMQKYKELFDDAERAVADNPVFLNRVRESRLPIQYAELEIARTEPIENIADLKDKLDLFKRRANELGVKYLNERNNTVEEYCELYSQRNLLHKNTNLAQDAEVNYIIPANTPYDKIAPKALTDGLYGAASYNESWVGWMGKDAEFVIDLKKLQNFSSVEADFLHNLGAWILLPKSMTCYTSNDNKTFTLMGTTTIPEDRDRPVKYVNISVKSDKVINARYVKIKIETIGLCPSWHYGVGNPAWFFLDEVIVH; from the coding sequence ATGAAAATAATACATAAAACAGGAATTATTCTGTTACTGTTATTTCTTATTCCCCTGAATATATTTTCTCAAATTATAATTGTCAGAGGAGGCAAACCAAAGGCCCGAATAGTTGTTGATAAGAATGATAGTACAGATATGAAGGCTGCGCTGCTATTTCAGGACTTTGCTGAAAGAATAACAAGAGCAAAATTAGAAATTGTACCAATTAAGAAAAAGCAAAAGGGAGATATCCTGATTGGAAATTTTCAACTTCCTCTTAAAGGCTTGAATGTTTCAGATATTGCTGAAGATGGCTTTTTTCTATCTTCAACAGATAAATATCTGCGTATTGTAAAAGGAACAGGGAAAGGCTCTATATATGGGGTTGTTACTATACTGGAAGATTATTTTGGAATACATTATTATGCTGCGGAAACATATAGTATTAATAAGAGTAAAGATATGGTTGTACCTTCGGGTATTAGGAAAATTGATAATCCTACATTTCGTTACCGTCAAACACAATCATACAGTTGCAAAGATCCTATATATACACTTTGGCACAGGTTAGAGGAACCCAAAGAAGTATTTGCTGCAGATTTGTGGGTACATACTTTTAATTCATTACTTCCTGCAGCTGTTTACGGAGAAAAACATCCCCAATATTATTCGTTTATTAATGGACAACGCAGACCTGGAGTTGCCAGTCAGTGGTGTTTAACAAACCCTGAAATTTTTGAAATTGTATCTCAACGACTAGACTCTATCTTTAAAGCGAATCCTGGGAAAAATATAATATCAGTTAGTCAGAATGATAGCCAGACTCATTGTTTCTGTGATAGTTGCAAAGCTATTGATGAATACGAAGGTAGTCCTTCGGGAACTATTATTTGTTTTCTGAACAAACTTGCAGCTCGTTTTCCCGATAAAGAGTTTTCTACGCTTGCTTATTTATATTCTGTTCCTCCACCTAAACATATAAAACCGTTGCCTAATGTGAATATTATGCTCTGTGATATTGATTGTTATAGAGAAGTACCATTGACTGATAATGCTACAGGTCAACGGTTTATGAAAAATCTGGAAGGATGGTCTAAAATATCGAATAATATTTTTCTGTGGGATTATGGTATTAATTTTGATAATTACATTTCTCCTTTTCCAAACTTTCATATTCTGCAGCCTAATATGAACTTGTTTAAGAAGAATAACGTAAAGATGCATTTTTCACAGATTGCAAGTATTAAGGGAGGGGATTTCTCTGAACTTCGTTCTTATCTTGTATCGAAATTGTTATGGAATACTTCGGTAAATGTAGATTCTATAATACATTCTTTCCTGGAAGGTTATTATGGTAAAGCCGCTCCTTATTTGTCTGATTATCTGAATATACAGAAAGATGCGCTTCTGGAAAGTAAGATTCCTCTATGGATATATGATACTCCAATCACACATAAAAATGGTATGCTGAATAAAATATTCATGCAAAAATACAAAGAGTTATTTGATGATGCCGAACGAGCTGTTGCTGATAATCCTGTATTTCTTAATCGCGTAAGAGAGTCCCGACTACCTATTCAGTATGCTGAACTTGAAATTGCACGAACAGAGCCAATAGAAAATATTGCTGATCTGAAAGATAAACTAGATTTATTCAAACGAAGAGCCAATGAACTGGGAGTGAAATACCTTAATGAACGAAATAATACAGTTGAAGAATATTGTGAACTTTATTCACAAAGAAATCTTCTTCATAAAAATACAAACCTGGCTCAAGATGCTGAAGTGAATTATATTATTCCGGCAAATACTCCATATGATAAAATAGCACCTAAGGCCCTTACAGATGGTCTTTATGGAGCAGCTTCTTACAATGAAAGTTGGGTAGGATGGATGGGAAAAGATGCAGAATTTGTTATCGATTTAAAGAAACTGCAGAATTTTAGTAGTGTAGAAGCTGATTTTCTGCATAATTTAGGTGCTTGGATTTTGTTACCTAAAAGTATGACTTGTTATACATCTAACGATAATAAGACTTTTACGTTAATGGGAACCACTACTATTCCTGAAGATAGAGACAGGCCGGTGAAGTATGTAAACATATCTGTGAAATCTGATAAAGTTATCAATGCCCGTTATGTAAAAATAAAGATAGAGACAATAGGTTTGTGCCCGTCATGGCATTATGGTGTAGGAAATCCTGCATGGTTTTTTCTGGACGAAGTAATTGTCCATTAA